From Xylanibacter oryzae DSM 17970, a single genomic window includes:
- a CDS encoding porin family protein, translated as MRKIIVMVSIVVFAIAAKAQTRVGEISIYPRVGTSISNFTNYKLGISTDMEKGNSSSLKSNFKPGFTAGLEAEYQITPVVSLSLGAMYTMLGTKFKDHTSQIGSEYNGLSNNSQATGSYYGIGDHQINLQYIDIPLLFNAYVSQGLAIKAGIQVGLMLDARAKDDETLMTKTTANGSTTITHGDTESMDYNVNSYFNKVDFSIPVGVSYEYMNVIMDARYNFGLSKIFNYTDSPNSKNSFLTVTFGYRFRL; from the coding sequence ATGAGAAAAATTATAGTAATGGTATCCATCGTGGTTTTTGCCATAGCGGCTAAAGCCCAAACCCGTGTTGGCGAAATATCAATATATCCGCGTGTAGGAACTAGTATTTCTAATTTTACAAATTATAAACTAGGGATATCAACTGATATGGAAAAAGGTAATAGTAGTAGTTTGAAATCTAATTTTAAGCCAGGTTTTACAGCGGGGCTTGAAGCCGAATATCAAATTACACCTGTCGTAAGTTTGTCTCTCGGTGCAATGTATACTATGCTTGGAACAAAATTTAAAGACCATACTTCTCAGATTGGTAGCGAATATAATGGATTGAGCAATAATTCTCAGGCAACTGGTTCATATTATGGTATCGGCGATCATCAAATAAACCTGCAGTATATAGACATTCCACTTCTTTTTAATGCATATGTTTCTCAGGGGCTTGCTATAAAAGCAGGTATTCAAGTTGGTCTTATGTTAGATGCCAGAGCTAAAGACGATGAAACACTAATGACCAAAACAACGGCAAACGGCTCTACCACTATTACACACGGTGATACCGAATCTATGGATTATAATGTAAACAGCTATTTCAATAAAGTTGATTTCTCAATACCAGTAGGAGTATCTTATGAATATATGAATGTGATAATGGATGCCCGTTATAATTTTGGACTTAGTAAAATATTCAATTATACCGATTCTCCAAATTCCAAGAATAGTTTCTTGACAGTGACCTTCGGATATAGGTTCAGGTTATAA
- a CDS encoding DUF3098 domain-containing protein, whose product MNKKNFAFDKVNFILLAVGMFIVILGFILLSGSGSTETHYDPDVFSARRIKVAPVVCLIGFVSMIYAVIRKPKDNEINK is encoded by the coding sequence ATGAATAAGAAAAATTTCGCTTTCGACAAAGTCAACTTTATATTGTTGGCTGTAGGTATGTTTATCGTTATCTTAGGTTTCATTCTTCTTAGTGGTTCTGGTTCAACAGAAACTCATTACGACCCAGATGTATTCAGCGCCAGGCGAATTAAAGTAGCTCCTGTTGTGTGTCTGATAGGCTTTGTGTCTATGATTTATGCAGTTATACGTAAACCTAAAGATAACGAAATCAATAAATAA
- the typA gene encoding translational GTPase TypA → MQDIRNIAIIAHVDHGKTTLVDKMMLAGNLFREGKDMSGQVLDSNDLERERGITILSKNVSINYKGVKINIIDTPGHSDFGGEVERVLNMADGCILLVDAFEGPMPQTRFVLQKALQIGLKPIVVVNKVDKPNCRPDEVYEMVFDLMFSLNATEDQLDFQVVYGSAKNGWMSEDWKKPTDNILYLLDKILEVIPAPKVLEGTPQMLITSLDYSSYTGRIAVGRVHRGVLAEGMNVTLAHRDGSMEKTKIREIHTFEGMGHVKTDKVQSGDICAIIGLEKFEIGDTICDFENPEPMTPIAIDEPTMSMLFTINDSPFFGKEGKFVTSRHINDRLQKELEKNLALRVRTFEDSTDKWVVSGRGVLHLSVLIETMRREGYELQVGQPQVIYKTINGVKCEPIEELTINVPEEYSSKMIDMVTRRKGEMTSMESQGERVNIEFDMPSRGIIGLRTNVLTASQGEAIMAHRFKEYQPFKGEITRRLNGSMIAMETGNAYAYSIDKLQDRGKFFIDPGEEVYAGEVVGEHVHDTDLIINVTKAKQLTNTRASGSDDKTRIVPRTVFSLEEALEYIKEDELVEVTPKSMRMRKLCLNHLDRKRNNKD, encoded by the coding sequence ATGCAAGATATCAGAAACATAGCAATCATTGCCCACGTAGACCACGGAAAGACTACGCTTGTGGACAAAATGATGTTAGCGGGAAATTTGTTCCGCGAAGGTAAAGACATGAGTGGTCAGGTATTGGATAGCAATGATTTGGAACGTGAACGTGGTATCACAATCCTTTCAAAGAATGTTTCAATAAATTACAAGGGCGTGAAAATCAATATTATCGATACTCCGGGACACTCGGATTTCGGTGGTGAGGTAGAGCGTGTCCTTAATATGGCAGATGGTTGTATTCTGCTGGTAGACGCTTTTGAAGGCCCGATGCCTCAAACACGTTTTGTACTACAGAAGGCTTTGCAGATTGGTTTGAAGCCAATTGTTGTTGTAAACAAGGTTGATAAGCCAAATTGTCGTCCTGATGAAGTGTACGAAATGGTTTTTGACCTCATGTTTTCTCTTAATGCAACTGAAGATCAGTTAGACTTTCAGGTTGTATATGGTTCAGCCAAGAACGGATGGATGAGTGAAGACTGGAAAAAACCTACAGATAATATACTTTATCTATTGGATAAAATCCTAGAGGTTATACCTGCTCCTAAAGTTTTAGAAGGTACACCTCAGATGCTTATAACTTCTCTTGATTATTCAAGTTATACAGGCCGTATAGCTGTAGGTCGTGTTCATAGAGGCGTTTTGGCCGAAGGTATGAATGTTACCCTGGCTCATCGTGACGGTAGCATGGAGAAAACTAAGATTAGAGAGATTCATACATTCGAAGGTATGGGACATGTAAAGACTGATAAGGTACAAAGTGGAGACATCTGTGCTATTATTGGACTTGAAAAATTTGAGATTGGTGATACCATCTGTGATTTTGAAAACCCTGAACCAATGACTCCTATCGCTATAGATGAGCCAACAATGAGCATGCTATTCACTATTAACGATTCTCCTTTCTTTGGTAAAGAAGGGAAGTTCGTTACAAGCCGTCATATTAATGATCGCCTGCAGAAAGAGTTGGAGAAAAACTTGGCACTTCGTGTAAGGACTTTTGAGGATTCTACTGATAAATGGGTCGTTAGCGGCCGTGGTGTGTTGCACCTTTCTGTTTTGATTGAGACTATGCGCCGTGAAGGTTATGAACTACAAGTAGGTCAGCCTCAGGTAATATATAAAACCATAAATGGTGTGAAGTGTGAGCCTATTGAGGAACTTACAATCAATGTACCTGAAGAGTACAGCAGTAAAATGATTGATATGGTTACTCGCCGTAAGGGTGAAATGACATCTATGGAGAGTCAGGGTGAACGTGTTAATATCGAGTTTGATATGCCATCACGTGGAATTATCGGTCTTCGTACTAATGTCCTTACAGCCAGTCAGGGCGAAGCCATCATGGCACATCGCTTCAAAGAATATCAGCCTTTCAAGGGTGAAATAACTCGCCGCCTTAATGGTAGTATGATAGCAATGGAGACAGGAAATGCTTATGCTTATTCTATTGATAAACTTCAGGATCGTGGAAAGTTCTTCATTGATCCGGGTGAAGAAGTTTATGCAGGAGAGGTTGTCGGAGAGCATGTTCATGATACCGATTTGATTATTAATGTAACAAAAGCAAAGCAGTTGACAAATACTCGTGCTAGTGGTTCTGATGATAAGACACGTATCGTACCGCGTACAGTGTTCTCTTTGGAAGAAGCTCTTGAGTATATCAAGGAAGACGAGCTTGTTGAGGTTACTCCTAAAAGTATGAGAATGAGAAAGCTTTGTCTTAATCATCTTGATAGAAAACGTAATAATAAAGATTAA
- the truB gene encoding tRNA pseudouridine(55) synthase TruB: MNFSEGEIIYINKPYRISSFGALARVRGIISRKVGVKKMKTGHAGTLDPLATGVLILCTGRATKRIEEFQFKTKEYTATLQLGATTPSFDMEHPEDATYPTEHITKALIEEKLKGFIGEIQQVPPEYSACKVNGDRAYELKRKGKDVHLKPKTLRVDEIELTDFKSENMQMSIRVVCGKGTYIRALARDIGSALGSGAYLTALCRTRVGDVKIEDCIKLDDFPEWLDKQIIEFNN, encoded by the coding sequence ATGAATTTCAGTGAGGGAGAAATAATTTACATCAATAAACCTTATAGAATTTCTAGTTTTGGTGCACTAGCCAGAGTTAGAGGAATCATATCCAGAAAGGTTGGTGTGAAGAAAATGAAGACCGGACATGCGGGTACGCTTGATCCGTTGGCAACAGGTGTACTTATACTTTGTACAGGTCGTGCTACAAAACGTATAGAAGAGTTCCAATTTAAGACAAAAGAGTATACTGCAACACTTCAATTAGGAGCAACGACACCGAGTTTTGATATGGAACATCCTGAAGACGCAACTTATCCTACAGAACATATAACAAAAGCTCTGATAGAAGAAAAACTCAAAGGATTTATAGGCGAGATACAACAAGTACCACCTGAATATTCAGCCTGTAAAGTGAATGGTGACAGAGCCTATGAATTAAAACGTAAAGGTAAGGACGTTCACCTGAAGCCCAAAACATTACGTGTGGATGAGATAGAACTGACTGACTTTAAATCTGAAAATATGCAGATGAGTATTAGAGTAGTTTGTGGGAAAGGTACATATATAAGAGCTTTGGCGAGGGATATAGGTTCGGCTTTAGGAAGTGGAGCCTATCTTACGGCACTTTGTAGAACAAGAGTCGGAGACGTTAAAATAGAAGACTGCATAAAACTGGATGATTTTCCAGAATGGCTTGACAAACAAATAATAGAATTTAATAACTAG
- a CDS encoding 5'-methylthioadenosine/adenosylhomocysteine nucleosidase, translating to MKIGIIIAMDKEFEQVKSLFEGASEISKNGKLFISGRIGDNSVVIQKCGIGKVNAAIGAEDMISLFAPDAIISTGVAGGTNKNINIRDIVVSSSICYHDVWCGTECKYGQVLGLPAVFTCNKRMLEKAMSVKYEHKIHPGLIVSGDWFVDTKEKMESILEKFPEAMAVDMESGAIAHTCFVNQVPFISFRIISDLPLSGTSTEQYNNFWDTIANDSFNVTKNFIESLY from the coding sequence ATGAAAATTGGTATTATAATTGCTATGGATAAGGAATTCGAACAGGTAAAGAGTTTGTTTGAAGGTGCCTCTGAAATATCCAAGAATGGCAAACTGTTTATCTCGGGCCGCATAGGAGATAATTCCGTAGTGATACAAAAATGCGGTATAGGTAAAGTTAATGCTGCTATAGGCGCTGAAGATATGATCAGTCTGTTCGCACCCGATGCTATCATCTCGACAGGTGTTGCAGGCGGAACGAATAAGAATATAAATATAAGGGACATCGTGGTAAGTTCATCTATATGCTATCATGATGTATGGTGTGGAACTGAATGCAAATATGGACAGGTGTTAGGTTTACCAGCTGTGTTCACATGCAATAAAAGGATGCTGGAAAAGGCTATGTCTGTAAAATACGAGCATAAGATTCACCCGGGACTTATCGTTAGTGGCGACTGGTTTGTTGACACCAAAGAGAAGATGGAGTCTATTCTTGAAAAGTTCCCTGAAGCTATGGCTGTTGACATGGAATCAGGTGCCATTGCACATACCTGTTTTGTAAATCAGGTTCCTTTTATAAGTTTCCGTATAATCAGCGACCTGCCTCTGTCAGGCACTTCGACCGAGCAATATAATAACTTTTGGGATACGATAGCAAATGATTCCTTTAATGTTACAAAGAACTTTATTGAAAGTCTATATTAA
- a CDS encoding undecaprenyl-diphosphate phosphatase, translated as MTILQTIILAIVEGLTEFLPVSSTGHMIITQNLLGIPSTPFVKAFTVIIQFGAILSVVVLYWKRFFRLNHEKAEKGSSNIKKFLTKWDFYYKLLIAFLPAAIIGFLGNKIIDKLLGSIEVVATMLVIGGIFMLFCDRIFNKGDVHTKITKKRALFVGLFQCIAMIPGVSRSMATIVGGMSQKLTRRAAAEFSFFLAVPTMFAATCWDLFKLVRDGGTAALTENAGSLIIGSSVAFVVAMLAIKWFVDFLAKYGFKAFGVYRIIIGGFILIWLLTGHSMIMFD; from the coding sequence ATGACAATATTACAGACCATCATTTTGGCCATAGTTGAGGGACTGACTGAATTCTTGCCAGTATCATCTACGGGTCATATGATAATTACCCAAAATCTGTTGGGTATACCAAGTACGCCTTTTGTGAAAGCGTTTACGGTGATAATACAGTTTGGAGCAATCCTTTCGGTTGTTGTGCTATATTGGAAGCGCTTCTTCCGTTTAAATCATGAAAAGGCAGAAAAGGGTTCTTCTAACATTAAAAAGTTTCTTACTAAATGGGATTTCTATTATAAGTTGTTGATCGCTTTTTTGCCAGCTGCAATTATAGGATTTCTAGGTAATAAGATAATAGATAAATTATTGGGTAGTATTGAGGTCGTTGCAACAATGTTGGTAATAGGAGGTATCTTTATGCTTTTCTGTGACCGTATATTTAATAAGGGTGATGTTCATACAAAGATAACAAAGAAACGTGCTCTTTTTGTTGGATTATTCCAGTGTATAGCAATGATTCCAGGTGTTTCACGCTCAATGGCAACTATCGTTGGTGGAATGTCTCAGAAACTGACTCGCAGGGCTGCCGCAGAATTTTCATTTTTTCTGGCTGTTCCTACTATGTTTGCAGCTACATGTTGGGACTTGTTTAAATTGGTGAGAGATGGAGGAACAGCTGCTTTAACAGAAAATGCCGGTTCTTTAATAATAGGTAGTTCGGTAGCTTTTGTCGTTGCAATGCTTGCTATAAAATGGTTCGTAGATTTCCTTGCAAAATATGGATTTAAGGCTTTCGGCGTATACCGTATAATTATTGGAGGTTTCATCCTGATATGGCTTTTAACAGGTCATTCAATGATAATGTTTGATTAA
- a CDS encoding S-ribosylhomocysteine lyase: MDKIPSFTIDHNRLKRGIYVSRKDIVGGETVTTFDIRMKEPNREPVIHQGAIHTIEHLAATYLRNDKDWKDKIIYWGPMGCLTGNYLLLKGDFESQDIVELMKKTFRFVAEFEGDIPGAAPKDCGNWLLHDLPMAKWESMKFLEEVLENITDENLTYPK; the protein is encoded by the coding sequence ATGGATAAGATACCTAGTTTTACAATAGACCACAACCGTCTGAAACGTGGAATATATGTTTCAAGAAAGGACATTGTAGGTGGAGAAACAGTTACTACATTTGATATCCGAATGAAAGAGCCTAATCGCGAACCTGTAATCCATCAAGGTGCAATACATACGATAGAGCATCTAGCCGCAACATACTTGCGCAATGACAAAGACTGGAAAGATAAGATAATATATTGGGGACCTATGGGTTGTCTTACTGGTAATTATCTTTTGCTTAAGGGTGACTTTGAGAGCCAGGATATTGTTGAACTAATGAAAAAGACATTCAGGTTTGTAGCCGAATTCGAAGGAGACATTCCTGGCGCAGCCCCTAAAGATTGCGGTAACTGGTTACTGCATGACCTTCCAATGGCTAAATGGGAGTCTATGAAGTTTCTTGAGGAAGTACTTGAGAATATTACAGACGAAAATCTAACTTACCCAAAATAA
- the queA gene encoding tRNA preQ1(34) S-adenosylmethionine ribosyltransferase-isomerase QueA: MKLSQFKFRLPDDQVALYPPLHRDECRLMVLHKKSQTIEMFKKDEDGNDLKDENGNPVYLDFRSVLDYFDEDDTFVFNDTKVFPARLYGTKEKTDAKIEVFLLRELNQDMRLWDVLVEPARKIRIGNKLFFNDNGTMVAEVIDNTTSRGRTLRFLYDCPHDEFKKALYSLGEAPLPRYVIDHKDEDGKYDRPATPQDMDDYQCIFAKNEGAVTAPFTGLHFSREMMKRMEIKGINFAYITMHCGLSYFNAIEVEDLTKHKMDSEQVKVDADACGIVNKTKASGHRVCSVGTSVLRTTETAVGTDGMLKEYEGWTSKFIFPPYDFGLSDTLIANFYHPESIFMMSTAAFGGYDLVTEAYQKALKNGYKFGCYGDAMLILND; encoded by the coding sequence ATGAAATTATCACAATTCAAATTCCGTTTACCTGATGACCAGGTCGCACTTTATCCACCTCTTCATCGTGATGAGTGCAGATTGATGGTCCTTCATAAGAAGAGTCAGACAATCGAAATGTTTAAGAAAGATGAGGATGGCAATGATCTTAAAGATGAAAACGGTAATCCGGTATATCTTGATTTTCGTAGTGTACTAGATTACTTTGACGAGGACGATACCTTTGTATTTAATGATACAAAGGTTTTTCCTGCACGTCTTTATGGTACTAAAGAGAAAACAGATGCTAAAATAGAAGTATTTTTGCTTCGTGAATTGAATCAGGATATGCGACTATGGGATGTCTTAGTTGAACCGGCTCGTAAGATAAGAATTGGCAATAAATTATTTTTTAATGATAATGGTACAATGGTAGCTGAAGTGATTGACAATACCACAAGTCGCGGAAGAACCTTGAGGTTTCTTTATGATTGCCCTCATGATGAATTTAAAAAAGCTCTATATTCATTAGGTGAGGCACCTCTACCAAGGTATGTTATTGACCATAAAGATGAGGATGGTAAATATGATCGTCCGGCAACACCTCAGGATATGGATGATTACCAGTGTATCTTTGCTAAAAATGAAGGTGCTGTAACTGCACCGTTTACCGGACTTCATTTCAGTAGGGAAATGATGAAAAGAATGGAAATTAAAGGCATCAACTTCGCATATATAACAATGCATTGCGGATTGAGCTATTTTAACGCTATAGAGGTTGAAGACCTCACAAAGCATAAAATGGATTCAGAACAAGTAAAGGTAGATGCAGATGCTTGTGGTATCGTAAACAAAACGAAAGCAAGCGGCCATCGTGTTTGTTCAGTAGGTACTAGCGTGTTGAGAACTACAGAGACAGCAGTCGGTACAGACGGAATGTTGAAAGAGTACGAAGGATGGACAAGTAAGTTTATCTTCCCTCCATATGATTTTGGATTGTCAGATACGTTGATTGCAAACTTTTATCACCCTGAGTCAATCTTTATGATGTCAACGGCAGCATTCGGTGGATATGATCTTGTTACTGAGGCATACCAGAAAGCACTTAAGAACGGTTATAAGTTTGGATGCTATGGCGATGCCATGCTGATTTTGAACGATTAA
- the rpsO gene encoding 30S ribosomal protein S15: protein MYLDQAKKQEIFGQYGKSNSDTGSAESQVALFSYRISHLTEHLKKNRKDYTTARALTQLVGKRRALLNYLYDRDINRYRAVIKALGLRK from the coding sequence ATGTATTTAGATCAAGCAAAAAAACAAGAGATCTTTGGACAATACGGAAAGTCTAACTCTGATACCGGTTCTGCAGAGAGCCAGGTAGCATTGTTCTCATACCGTATTTCCCATTTGACGGAACATCTTAAGAAGAACCGTAAAGATTATACTACGGCAAGAGCTTTGACTCAATTGGTAGGAAAACGTCGTGCATTGCTCAACTATCTGTATGACCGCGACATCAATCGTTACCGTGCAGTCATTAAGGCTTTGGGTCTGCGTAAATAA
- a CDS encoding YfhO family protein, with the protein MKAWKQCLPDILAILLFAVLSFAYFFPADTEGRILYRHDSSAGRGAGQEASEYYQRTGNITRWTNSLFGGMPTYQMSPAYKSSKGLDVATKAYHLWLPENVWYVFVYLLGFFILLRAFDFRQSLAALGSIIWAFSSYFFIIIAAGHIWKVMALAYLPPMIAGLVLAYRGKYLKGGLVTAIFTAFEINANHVQMTYYYMFIILFMLIAFLAEAIRSKQMANFWKATAVCIVGAALGICLNISNLYHTWQYGQESMRGKSELVKKNKGNQTSSGLDRDYITQWSYGIDETWTLLVPNTKGGASVPLSENKIAMEKANNNYSQIYQQLGQYWGEQPGTSGPVYVGAFVLMLFILGFFIVKGPMKWALLGATILSILLAWGRNLMGFTDFFLDYVPMYSKFRTVASILVIAEFTIPLLAMMALKKIVDEPEILSKKIRFLYISFGLTAGIALLFAIMPTLFFSDYVSSSEMQAMAQIPGDQLNPLLDNLREMRRAIFTADCWRSFWIIVIGTAFLLLYKAKKLKSEYMVGAIAILCLVDMWQVNKRYLNDDMFVEESQRETPQQKTATDEQILRDHSLDYRVLNLSSSTFNENETSYYHKSIGGYHAAKLHRYQDMIDTYIAPEMQSLFKAAATAQGDMSKVNGDSIYPILNMLNTKYFIFPLQNNKTVPLQNPYAFGNAWMVDNITYVDNANEEIEKLSKIDLHHEAVADSKFKDVLGTSKKQGAVSTATLKKYEPNKLEYEVNSTSGGVLVFSEIYYPEWTATVDGAQVPIGRVNYILRAINIKPGTHKVELSFFPKSVDTTENIAYAAYAILVIAVLLIIFFEWKKKKGTNSQNN; encoded by the coding sequence ATGAAAGCATGGAAACAATGTTTGCCTGATATCCTGGCAATACTCCTTTTTGCGGTTTTATCGTTCGCTTATTTTTTTCCTGCAGATACAGAAGGCAGAATATTGTATAGGCATGATTCTTCAGCCGGACGTGGTGCAGGGCAAGAGGCATCTGAATATTATCAACGTACAGGTAATATAACTAGATGGACAAATTCTTTGTTTGGCGGAATGCCAACCTATCAGATGTCACCTGCATACAAGAGTTCAAAAGGACTTGATGTAGCAACTAAAGCATATCATTTGTGGCTTCCTGAAAACGTGTGGTATGTGTTTGTATATCTATTGGGATTTTTTATCCTATTAAGAGCATTCGACTTCAGGCAGTCGCTTGCCGCCCTAGGTTCTATAATATGGGCATTCTCCAGTTACTTCTTTATAATAATAGCAGCGGGTCATATCTGGAAGGTTATGGCACTAGCCTACTTGCCTCCAATGATAGCGGGACTCGTACTTGCGTATCGGGGGAAATATCTTAAGGGGGGACTTGTCACCGCTATATTTACAGCTTTTGAAATAAATGCCAATCATGTACAGATGACATATTATTATATGTTTATCATACTTTTCATGCTTATCGCATTTCTTGCAGAAGCTATTCGTAGCAAACAAATGGCTAATTTCTGGAAAGCAACGGCAGTATGTATTGTCGGAGCCGCATTAGGTATATGCCTTAATATATCAAACCTGTATCATACATGGCAGTATGGTCAGGAGTCAATGCGAGGTAAGAGCGAATTGGTTAAGAAAAATAAAGGTAATCAGACCAGTTCGGGTCTAGACCGAGATTATATAACCCAATGGAGTTACGGTATAGATGAAACTTGGACGCTTCTTGTTCCAAACACAAAGGGTGGGGCATCAGTTCCTTTGTCAGAGAATAAAATAGCTATGGAAAAGGCTAATAATAATTATTCTCAGATATATCAGCAGTTAGGGCAATATTGGGGCGAACAGCCAGGAACAAGCGGTCCTGTATATGTGGGTGCTTTTGTACTTATGTTATTTATCCTCGGATTCTTCATCGTAAAAGGACCTATGAAGTGGGCATTGCTTGGTGCCACGATATTATCAATATTATTGGCATGGGGTAGGAACTTAATGGGATTCACCGACTTCTTCCTTGATTATGTACCAATGTACTCAAAGTTCAGGACGGTAGCCTCTATATTAGTTATAGCCGAATTCACAATACCACTTTTGGCTATGATGGCTCTGAAAAAGATAGTGGATGAACCTGAAATACTTAGCAAAAAGATAAGATTCTTATATATAAGTTTTGGCCTTACTGCCGGTATAGCACTTTTGTTTGCGATAATGCCTACATTATTCTTTTCAGATTATGTATCGTCTAGTGAGATGCAGGCCATGGCTCAGATACCTGGTGACCAATTGAACCCATTGCTGGACAATCTTCGTGAAATGCGACGTGCAATATTTACAGCCGATTGCTGGCGTTCGTTCTGGATTATAGTAATAGGTACAGCATTCCTGTTACTTTATAAGGCAAAGAAACTAAAATCGGAGTATATGGTTGGTGCGATAGCAATATTGTGCCTTGTCGATATGTGGCAGGTCAATAAACGTTATCTCAACGATGATATGTTTGTAGAAGAGAGCCAACGCGAAACTCCACAGCAGAAGACCGCAACAGACGAACAGATCTTGAGAGATCATTCTCTTGATTATCGTGTGCTTAACCTTTCTTCTAGTACATTCAATGAGAACGAAACATCATATTATCATAAAAGTATCGGTGGATATCATGCTGCAAAACTGCACAGATACCAGGATATGATAGATACCTATATAGCACCGGAGATGCAGAGTCTGTTTAAGGCAGCAGCTACAGCCCAGGGTGATATGTCGAAAGTTAATGGTGATAGCATATATCCAATATTGAATATGCTTAACACGAAATATTTCATATTCCCATTGCAGAATAATAAGACCGTACCATTACAGAATCCTTATGCTTTTGGTAATGCATGGATGGTTGACAATATTACATATGTAGATAACGCTAATGAGGAGATTGAAAAATTAAGTAAAATAGATCTCCATCACGAAGCTGTGGCAGACTCTAAATTCAAAGATGTTTTAGGTACAAGCAAGAAACAGGGAGCTGTGTCTACTGCAACGCTAAAAAAATACGAACCCAACAAGCTGGAATATGAAGTAAATTCTACATCAGGTGGTGTACTGGTATTCTCTGAGATATACTATCCTGAATGGACTGCAACTGTAGACGGTGCTCAGGTCCCAATAGGCAGAGTAAACTATATACTGAGAGCAATTAATATAAAGCCGGGTACCCATAAGGTTGAACTTTCATTCTTCCCCAAATCAGTGGATACAACAGAGAATATAGCGTATGCAGCTTATGCCATTCTTGTGATAGCCGTATTGCTTATAATATTCTTTGAGTGGAAAAAGAAAAAAGGAACCAACTCACAAAACAATTAA
- the folK gene encoding 2-amino-4-hydroxy-6-hydroxymethyldihydropteridine diphosphokinase, producing the protein MHKVYLSLGSNIGNRRETILKAIEKIKELVGNVDCQSALYETEPWGFSSENMFINAAVRCITELTPRQVLETTQRIECELGRVHKSINAEYQDRIIDIDILLYDDCHIDEPDLKIPHPFMKERDFVMKPLNEILNKK; encoded by the coding sequence ATGCATAAAGTCTATTTGAGCCTCGGTTCGAATATCGGGAACCGACGCGAAACGATACTTAAAGCGATAGAAAAAATAAAAGAGCTGGTTGGCAATGTTGATTGCCAGTCAGCTCTTTATGAGACAGAACCATGGGGTTTTAGTTCCGAAAATATGTTTATAAATGCTGCAGTACGCTGTATCACTGAACTTACGCCCAGACAAGTATTGGAAACGACACAAAGAATAGAATGTGAATTAGGGCGTGTTCATAAATCCATTAATGCAGAATATCAAGATAGAATTATTGATATAGATATTCTTTTATATGACGATTGCCATATAGACGAGCCCGATCTTAAAATACCACATCCTTTTATGAAAGAAAGAGATTTTGTGATGAAACCATTAAACGAAATCCTCAATAAGAAATAA